TCGCGTTGAGCTGAGGTTGCAAGTTCAACGCCCATTTGGCCTGCGATATCCTTTAAGTAGCGTTCGACTTCTTCGATCGCGTCCTTTTTACGAATAACCTGGACCTTTGCCGGGCGTGACCCCAGCCCGAGAAAACCTTTTTTTCCTTCATCGAGTACTGATATTTCAGCCTGCTCTCTGGAAATACCGAGTTTTACAAGCGCTTCAGAAACAGCGTCTTCAACAGTAGCACCAGTCAGCGTGATCTCCTCATTCACATACAGCCCCTCCTATCAAGTTGTGCTATTCACTTCACTTTTTTTAAATGTACCATTAATAAGTAAAGTCTGCACAATCATAAAGACGTTACCGACTACCCAGTAAAGTGAGAGGGCAGTTGGGAAAATGAAAGCAAATACTGCGATCATAACAGGCATCAGATATAGCATGATCTGCATCTGCGGATTCATACCTGCAGGGTTACCTGCCATCATAATTTTCTGCTGAAGGAACGTTGTTAAACCAGTTACGATCGGCAGAATAAAGTATGGATCTGTTTCGCCAAGGTCGAACCATAGGAAATTGTGATTTGCGATTTCTGTCGTTCTGACAATCGCATGATAGAATGCAATCAGAATCGGCATTTGAATCAGTAACGGGAAACAGCCGGCAAGCGGGTTAACGCCGTGCTTTTGGAACATGGCCATTGTTTCCTGCTGAAGCTTCTGCTGCGTTTGCGCATCCTTTGAAGAATACTTTTCACGTAACTTCATCATTTCAGGCTGGATTTCCTGCATACGCTTTGTATTTTTTGTCTGCTTGATCATCAGTGGCAGCAGTACAAAACGGATTAATAGTGTAACAATTACAATCCCGAGACCATAGTTTTCATTAAAAAATTCAGCAATCTGTGTAATCAGCCATGATAGCGGATATACAAAATAGCTATTCCAAATCCCTTCACTGTCTGATGTGATCGGCTGAT
This region of Jeotgalibacillus malaysiensis genomic DNA includes:
- a CDS encoding OxaA precursor, which translates into the protein MKKKLFPFMMFAVVAVFLAGCTEIDQPITSDSEGIWNSYFVYPLSWLITQIAEFFNENYGLGIVIVTLLIRFVLLPLMIKQTKNTKRMQEIQPEMMKLREKYSSKDAQTQQKLQQETMAMFQKHGVNPLAGCFPLLIQMPILIAFYHAIVRTTEIANHNFLWFDLGETDPYFILPIVTGLTTFLQQKIMMAGNPAGMNPQMQIMLYLMPVMIAVFAFIFPTALSLYWVVGNVFMIVQTLLINGTFKKSEVNSTT